The following are encoded together in the Parabacteroides chongii genome:
- a CDS encoding alpha-L-rhamnosidase C-terminal domain-containing protein — MRKYLLLCVFAGFLVSAETKTKMDWKAHWINTEQCQSASNTWLAYRKTVNLTDVPRTLTAHIAADSKYWLWINGQMVVFEGGLKRGPSPCDTYYDSVEIAPYLTTGENTIAVLVWHFGKNGFSHVNSGLAALLFEAVAPGIEIVSDKSWNCRVYDAYQNTEAPHPNYRLSESNIRFDARRALEGWNQPGYKNSFPGAEIASIVGKAPLGELVERPIPLFKDYGLREYPDVRQSANGDTLFCRLPYNCQFTPYLKVEAADGATIHMQTDNYWGGGPENVRAEYITRNGIQEYESFGWMSGHEMWYILPKGVKVLNVKYRETGYDTEFAGAFQCNDPFLNELWKRSARTLYITMRDNYMDCPERERAQWWGDEVNELGEAFYALSPSSHKLAVKGIYELMNWQRPDGSLFAPVPAGNWSKELPLQMLASVGWYGFYTQYYYSGDSTFVPVIYDRLHRYLHETWTVDKSGLPVERSGEWSWGDWGEQIDMGVLTNCWYYLALKAEKEFALQLGKKEDAEEISRMMYSIEQCFNTKFWTGTAYRSPGYRGEDDDRSQAMAVLSGLAPEEKYPALLKVLKKEYHASPYMEKYVLEALFRMNAPDVALQRMRDRYAGMLSYKEYTTLFEGWGVGAEGFGGGTINHAWSGGPLTLLSQKVCGIEPTSPGFRTFRVKPQMGALTEASAIVPTHYGDIKVKLRKSGRNILVEIEVPEQVSAEVVSPKGKIQKIGSGSYNLKCPF; from the coding sequence ATGAGAAAATATCTGTTACTATGTGTGTTTGCCGGATTTTTGGTTTCTGCGGAAACAAAAACGAAAATGGATTGGAAAGCGCATTGGATTAATACCGAACAATGCCAAAGTGCAAGTAATACCTGGCTGGCTTATCGTAAAACGGTAAACCTGACCGATGTACCTCGGACACTGACGGCGCATATTGCTGCCGATAGTAAGTATTGGCTGTGGATCAACGGACAGATGGTCGTATTTGAAGGTGGTTTGAAACGAGGACCTTCTCCTTGCGATACTTATTATGATTCGGTAGAGATAGCTCCTTATCTTACTACCGGAGAAAATACAATTGCTGTTCTGGTATGGCATTTTGGAAAGAATGGTTTCAGCCATGTGAATAGCGGGTTGGCTGCTTTGTTATTTGAAGCTGTAGCTCCCGGAATAGAGATCGTATCGGATAAAAGTTGGAATTGCAGGGTTTATGATGCTTATCAGAACACTGAGGCTCCTCATCCGAATTACCGATTGTCGGAGAGTAATATCCGCTTTGATGCCCGCAGAGCATTGGAAGGATGGAACCAGCCCGGATATAAAAATTCGTTTCCCGGAGCAGAGATCGCTTCGATAGTGGGTAAAGCCCCTTTAGGGGAGTTGGTTGAGCGTCCGATACCGTTGTTCAAGGATTATGGTCTGAGGGAGTATCCGGATGTCCGGCAATCGGCAAATGGAGATACCTTGTTTTGTCGTTTGCCATATAACTGTCAGTTTACACCTTATCTGAAGGTTGAGGCGGCTGATGGTGCTACGATTCATATGCAGACGGATAATTATTGGGGGGGAGGACCTGAGAATGTCCGTGCCGAATATATTACCCGTAATGGAATACAGGAATATGAAAGTTTCGGCTGGATGAGCGGTCATGAGATGTGGTATATTCTTCCCAAAGGAGTGAAAGTGTTGAACGTTAAATATCGTGAGACAGGTTATGATACAGAGTTTGCCGGAGCGTTCCAATGTAACGATCCGTTCCTGAATGAACTTTGGAAACGCTCGGCGAGGACCTTGTATATTACAATGCGCGATAACTATATGGATTGTCCCGAGCGGGAACGAGCTCAATGGTGGGGTGACGAAGTGAATGAGTTGGGCGAAGCCTTCTATGCTCTTTCTCCTTCTTCGCATAAGTTAGCTGTCAAAGGTATTTACGAATTGATGAACTGGCAGCGTCCGGACGGTTCTTTATTTGCTCCGGTACCTGCCGGGAACTGGTCGAAAGAACTACCTTTGCAGATGCTGGCATCAGTGGGCTGGTATGGTTTCTATACGCAATATTATTATAGTGGCGACAGTACGTTTGTTCCTGTCATTTATGATCGTTTGCATCGCTATCTGCATGAAACATGGACAGTCGATAAAAGTGGCCTGCCTGTCGAACGCAGCGGAGAATGGAGTTGGGGCGATTGGGGTGAACAGATCGACATGGGGGTTCTGACAAACTGTTGGTATTACCTGGCTCTGAAAGCAGAAAAGGAATTTGCCTTGCAGTTGGGAAAGAAAGAGGATGCAGAAGAGATATCCCGTATGATGTATAGTATCGAACAGTGTTTTAATACAAAATTCTGGACAGGCACGGCTTACCGGTCTCCGGGGTATAGGGGTGAGGATGACGATCGGTCGCAGGCTATGGCGGTTTTATCCGGACTGGCTCCGGAAGAGAAATATCCGGCCCTTCTGAAAGTTTTGAAAAAAGAATATCATGCCAGTCCGTATATGGAAAAGTATGTATTGGAAGCTCTGTTCCGGATGAATGCTCCTGATGTTGCCCTGCAAAGGATGAGAGACCGGTATGCCGGTATGTTAAGCTATAAGGAATATACAACCTTATTTGAAGGCTGGGGTGTCGGTGCTGAAGGATTTGGAGGCGGAACGATCAACCATGCATGGAGCGGTGGTCCGTTAACGTTATTGAGTCAGAAGGTTTGTGGTATCGAGCCGACCTCTCCCGGCTTCCGCACATTTCGTGTAAAACCTCAAATGGGGGCTCTGACTGAAGCATCGGCTATAGTTCCTACTCATTATGGGGATATAAAGGTAAAATTACGTAAGTCGGGACGAAATATACTGGTCGAAATAGAGGTGCCTGAACAGGTAAGTGCAGAGGTTGTTTCTCCTAAAGGGAAAATACAGAAAATAGGCTCCGGTTCTTATAATTTAAAGTGTCCCTTTTAA
- the rhaD gene encoding rhamnulose-1-phosphate aldolase: MTTIRNNGPLMAEIGRIAEVAGYLWTNGWAERNGGNISVNLTGLLTSEEMVLPALALATPLQEAMTALGGHVFYVTGTGKRMRYVAQDPFANGALIRIAPDGKSYEVIAEQLVAPTSELPSHLLMHNYLRSSGRDNRVVLHTHPTELIGMTHCKPFLDSKVLTRTLWSMIPECRIIVPKGVGIVPYETPGTIELAHATIRQLEKHDVVFWEKHGILAVGEDLIECFDAIDTLSKSSKIYLSARMAGFEPTGMTDQQLDDLVPAFGL; encoded by the coding sequence ATGACAACAATTAGAAACAATGGCCCTTTGATGGCTGAGATTGGCCGTATCGCTGAGGTGGCAGGTTATCTTTGGACAAATGGATGGGCGGAACGAAACGGAGGAAATATATCTGTAAACCTGACTGGTTTATTGACATCGGAAGAGATGGTTTTGCCTGCTCTTGCTCTTGCGACTCCATTGCAGGAAGCAATGACGGCTTTGGGAGGACACGTATTTTATGTGACCGGAACAGGGAAGCGGATGCGTTATGTGGCACAGGATCCGTTTGCGAATGGTGCGTTGATCCGGATTGCCCCGGATGGAAAAAGCTATGAGGTCATAGCCGAACAACTGGTTGCTCCGACCTCGGAACTGCCGTCTCACTTGTTGATGCATAACTATCTTCGCTCATCAGGTCGTGATAACAGGGTCGTTTTGCATACGCATCCGACCGAACTGATCGGTATGACACATTGTAAACCTTTCCTCGATTCCAAAGTGCTTACCCGTACATTGTGGAGTATGATCCCGGAATGCCGGATCATTGTTCCGAAAGGGGTAGGGATTGTTCCTTACGAAACACCCGGCACGATCGAACTGGCTCATGCTACGATCAGACAGCTCGAAAAACATGATGTGGTATTTTGGGAGAAACATGGAATATTAGCGGTAGGCGAGGACCTGATCGAATGTTTTGATGCGATCGATACTTTAAGCAAATCATCGAAAATCTATCTGAGTGCCCGTATGGCTGGGTTTGAACCGACAGGTATGACCGATCAGCAGTTGGATGATCTGGTTCCGGCATTCGGTTTATAA
- a CDS encoding GNAT family N-acetyltransferase → MNKQQIIDLWRLSFNDSEEFIRLYFDRVYKEENTLVIEKNGQVVSALQMLPYTMTYYGTEISVAYISGACTLPSMRGKGLMRELLQNAFEEMKYRSVAVTALIPADPWLFDYYREQGYTEAFDCSEELYIRPETPVYAPQITVVPPEVPSIDKLYDYFNRKIRERKCCVLHTQDDFITILRDLQLDGGQMLTALNEKDQPIGMAFVLPPDATLPKEKKQVYVKEFFYDDDRVANLLLQEATLQNNVNRATYKTPPVVPATRPFGMARVIDTERLRHHWLSTHKESPFTEQNLKDMDIQTFTRIVMGYPNREAYMSLMLD, encoded by the coding sequence ATGAACAAGCAGCAAATAATCGATCTATGGCGTCTCTCGTTCAATGATTCGGAAGAGTTTATTCGCCTTTATTTCGACCGGGTGTACAAAGAAGAAAACACACTGGTCATCGAAAAGAACGGACAGGTGGTATCTGCCTTGCAGATGCTGCCTTACACAATGACCTATTACGGTACAGAGATATCCGTGGCTTATATTTCCGGAGCTTGCACCCTCCCATCCATGCGGGGTAAAGGTCTTATGCGGGAACTTTTGCAGAATGCATTTGAAGAAATGAAATACCGGTCGGTTGCCGTAACCGCCCTGATCCCCGCTGATCCCTGGTTGTTCGACTATTACAGGGAACAAGGATATACGGAAGCGTTCGATTGCTCCGAAGAGCTTTACATACGTCCGGAGACACCGGTCTATGCACCGCAGATCACAGTCGTTCCGCCGGAAGTCCCTTCCATCGATAAATTATATGATTACTTCAACCGGAAAATCCGTGAAAGAAAATGCTGTGTCCTGCATACCCAGGACGATTTCATTACGATCCTGCGCGATTTGCAACTGGACGGAGGACAAATGCTTACCGCTTTGAATGAAAAAGACCAGCCGATCGGCATGGCTTTCGTTCTCCCGCCGGACGCTACGCTTCCGAAAGAGAAAAAGCAGGTATATGTAAAAGAGTTCTTCTACGATGACGACCGGGTAGCAAACCTTTTACTGCAAGAAGCAACCTTACAGAACAATGTGAACCGGGCGACTTACAAAACACCTCCGGTCGTACCGGCTACACGTCCCTTCGGCATGGCACGCGTTATCGACACCGAACGGTTAAGACACCACTGGCTGTCTACGCATAAGGAGAGTCCTTTTACGGAACAAAACCTGAAGGATATGGATATTCAAACATTTACCCGGATCGTTATGGGATACCCGAACCGGGAAGCCTATATGAGTCTGATGCTGGATTAA
- a CDS encoding DUF2156 domain-containing protein has protein sequence MKIPFKPIKIEDKELITSFIYPHNYRNCDYSFANICSWRFLYETEFAVVDDFLLIRFWIEDKSRLVYMTPAGRGDLKHALELLETDSLAHGHPLCMLGVTPDAKDMLEQALPGGFFYIPERDYFDYIYLREDLSLLKGKKYQSKRNHINNFKKRYEYEYAPITPDLITQCLKLECTWYKANKTEDDAEDLNYERISMTYALNHFDELGLLGGALLVDGKVIAFTFGAPINHDTFGVHVEKADVNYEGAYTVINQEFASRLPEKFIYVNREEDLGIPGLRQAKLSYNPVILLEKSAAIKKTQNNKQDEQAANNRSMASLVQ, from the coding sequence ATGAAGATTCCTTTTAAACCAATTAAAATAGAGGATAAAGAGCTTATCACATCATTCATTTATCCTCATAACTATCGCAATTGCGATTACTCGTTTGCCAACATTTGCAGCTGGCGTTTTCTGTATGAAACCGAATTTGCCGTTGTCGACGATTTTTTGCTGATCCGTTTTTGGATAGAAGATAAAAGCCGTCTCGTTTACATGACACCTGCCGGAAGGGGTGACCTGAAACATGCATTGGAGTTACTCGAAACGGACTCCCTGGCACATGGGCACCCGCTTTGCATGTTGGGTGTCACACCGGATGCCAAAGATATGCTGGAACAGGCGCTGCCCGGCGGATTCTTCTATATCCCCGAACGCGATTATTTCGACTATATCTACCTGCGTGAAGACCTGTCTTTGCTGAAAGGCAAAAAGTATCAGTCGAAGCGCAACCATATTAATAATTTCAAAAAAAGGTATGAATACGAATATGCGCCTATCACTCCCGATCTGATCACGCAGTGCCTGAAACTGGAATGTACCTGGTACAAGGCAAACAAGACGGAAGACGATGCCGAAGACTTGAACTACGAACGTATTTCCATGACGTACGCACTCAACCACTTCGACGAACTGGGCTTACTCGGAGGTGCACTGCTGGTAGACGGGAAAGTAATCGCCTTCACCTTCGGAGCACCGATCAACCATGACACGTTCGGAGTACATGTAGAAAAAGCGGATGTGAACTATGAAGGGGCTTACACTGTTATCAACCAGGAATTCGCTTCACGCCTGCCGGAAAAATTCATCTACGTGAACCGCGAAGAGGATCTCGGTATCCCGGGGTTGCGGCAAGCAAAACTTTCTTACAACCCGGTCATACTATTAGAGAAGAGTGCCGCGATTAAGAAAACGCAAAACAATAAACAAGATGAACAAGCAGCAAATAATCGATCTATGGCGTCTCTCGTTCAATGA
- a CDS encoding DNA/RNA non-specific endonuclease codes for MAKRKGKAKSRKKKSQEPSWVSVIRRTFVLAALLVICFIGVLYVYNYLYPVSEKKTVVVEQKKPAAPVSPSVPGEIKPSVPKAATFKIPANAEIPKLQAKRSEQVIRHEGYTVSYNSDYKIANWVAYELTGEEAKSKKAERSNKFVPDPAVKGATATNEDYTRTGYDRGHLAPAGDMKWSAKAMRESFYFSNICPQKPGLNRGIWKELEEQSRLWAKDYGSLLIATGPVITDGMKQMGKNRVGVPGAFYKVICYVSGNEYKAIAFILENRDYKKTSLKSMAIPVDSVEKVTGIDFFPAVPDEQEKRMEAKIDWDSWSF; via the coding sequence ATGGCAAAAAGGAAAGGTAAAGCAAAATCGCGGAAAAAAAAGAGTCAGGAGCCATCCTGGGTTTCTGTAATCCGGCGTACTTTTGTTCTTGCGGCTTTGCTTGTGATTTGTTTTATTGGAGTTTTGTACGTATACAATTATTTATATCCTGTTTCCGAAAAGAAAACCGTAGTTGTGGAGCAGAAGAAACCGGCTGCTCCCGTATCCCCATCCGTACCGGGTGAAATAAAACCTTCCGTACCGAAAGCTGCAACATTTAAAATACCGGCAAATGCCGAGATCCCGAAATTACAGGCGAAACGTTCTGAACAGGTGATTCGTCATGAAGGATATACTGTTTCCTATAATTCCGATTACAAAATAGCCAATTGGGTTGCTTATGAGCTTACTGGCGAAGAGGCTAAAAGTAAGAAGGCGGAGCGCTCGAATAAGTTCGTCCCCGATCCGGCTGTTAAAGGAGCGACGGCTACGAATGAAGATTATACGCGTACGGGTTATGACCGGGGACATCTGGCTCCTGCCGGTGATATGAAATGGTCGGCAAAGGCGATGCGTGAATCGTTTTATTTCAGTAACATCTGTCCGCAAAAACCAGGATTGAACCGGGGGATTTGGAAAGAACTGGAGGAACAGAGCCGTTTGTGGGCAAAAGACTACGGGTCTTTATTGATTGCTACCGGTCCTGTGATCACGGATGGCATGAAGCAAATGGGGAAAAACAGAGTAGGAGTTCCCGGAGCATTTTACAAAGTGATTTGCTACGTTTCGGGAAATGAATATAAAGCAATTGCATTTATCCTGGAAAACAGAGACTACAAAAAGACATCTTTGAAGTCGATGGCTATTCCTGTGGATAGCGTGGAAAAGGTGACAGGCATAGATTTTTTCCCTGCAGTTCCTGATGAACAGGAAAAAAGAATGGAAGCAAAAATAGATTGGGACAGTTGGTCCTTTTGA
- a CDS encoding outer membrane beta-barrel family protein, whose translation MKKCFYLIVALLCFSLSVSAAPISRIKGKIVDAGTNQPLDFADVLLFKKGESNPVFHALPDRDGSFGITDVQNGEYSLMIRLVGYDLFTRPEIVLASSSAIVDLGTIAMKPLEVGLAEVEVVAQKKQVIYKLDKKVIEASSNMLASGGTAVDILENTPSIRVDAEGEVSFRGSTGFAVYVDGKPSVFSGTQALEQIPSGHIENIEIITTPSARHDTGGDVGIINIITKKHAQHGFSGMVNLTGSTFLSRGVDFLLTQQNKSSRWYFGGGWTDRLRKSDFDQEKTTIVADTATTSHSKGPRESNNFNYSLKAGWMYTLPHTTFNADLEGGYGGRTRTGDLDYTEERMVDKKPFEKGDYYSRDDYDLHETYFQGSVGFDHQFNDNGHQLTGSFYLKYGGNAMEYFQSDLFNKNNEREQGHRAWEDEHRWTVRGNLDYMYPYSKTGHIEAGYQYFSYLEDGDYSMQFWSPEKQEFYWRDDIYNTFYFQHGINSIYAIVGDSYKSFDFQAGVRGEHTHRVLRSSIPGKNREYNKFEFFPSVHLGYTFPKDHKLMASYSRRITRPELFFMEPYITYRDYYSAEIGNPDIRSEYINSFELNYKKNIGDHTVSATVFHRSRKDKIERLRVPYQAGVTLDSMANVGHDYSTGLELSGQVQLTRWWNVNLNGSLYHYKVKNQYKQDGTNEKSTNYDIIWNNAFDLGKSTRIQLDGNFVGPSVTTQGRTDAFWYVNLAVRQQLMNRKLSATLAFRDVFNSARYVSKITTSDLQSITRIRPNYPLITLTLSYTFNNFKAKTSQRKEDHDLFEGTNH comes from the coding sequence ATGAAGAAGTGTTTTTATCTTATTGTGGCCTTATTGTGTTTTAGTCTGTCTGTTTCCGCTGCTCCGATATCCCGTATCAAGGGGAAAATTGTGGATGCCGGAACAAATCAGCCATTAGATTTTGCGGATGTGCTCCTGTTTAAAAAAGGAGAGAGTAATCCTGTGTTCCATGCTTTGCCTGACAGGGACGGAAGTTTTGGTATTACAGATGTGCAGAACGGAGAATATAGCCTGATGATCCGGCTGGTAGGGTATGATCTGTTTACCCGTCCGGAGATCGTGCTGGCATCATCGTCTGCCATAGTCGACCTGGGAACGATTGCCATGAAACCGCTGGAAGTCGGTTTGGCGGAAGTAGAGGTCGTAGCGCAGAAAAAGCAGGTGATATATAAGCTCGACAAGAAAGTGATCGAAGCCTCTTCGAATATGCTGGCGAGTGGAGGAACGGCTGTCGATATTCTGGAAAATACACCTTCTATCCGTGTGGATGCGGAGGGGGAGGTCTCTTTCCGTGGGAGTACAGGCTTTGCTGTTTATGTGGACGGTAAGCCGAGTGTTTTCAGCGGGACCCAGGCTTTGGAACAGATCCCTTCCGGACATATTGAAAATATAGAAATCATTACTACCCCGTCGGCACGTCATGATACGGGGGGCGATGTCGGGATTATTAATATCATCACTAAGAAACATGCACAGCACGGATTCAGCGGAATGGTGAACCTTACAGGAAGTACTTTCCTGTCACGTGGAGTCGATTTCCTGCTTACCCAACAGAACAAATCTTCCCGCTGGTATTTTGGCGGAGGCTGGACCGACCGTTTGCGGAAAAGTGATTTTGATCAGGAAAAGACAACGATCGTGGCCGATACGGCAACAACCTCCCATTCGAAGGGACCCCGTGAGAGTAATAATTTCAACTATTCCTTAAAAGCGGGTTGGATGTATACTTTGCCCCATACCACATTCAATGCCGATCTGGAAGGTGGTTACGGCGGTCGTACCCGTACCGGGGATTTGGACTATACGGAAGAACGTATGGTCGATAAGAAGCCTTTTGAAAAAGGAGATTATTACAGTCGTGACGATTACGACCTGCATGAAACTTATTTTCAGGGGAGTGTGGGTTTTGACCATCAATTCAATGATAACGGCCATCAGCTTACAGGAAGTTTTTATCTGAAATATGGTGGAAATGCAATGGAATATTTTCAAAGCGACCTTTTCAACAAGAATAATGAACGCGAACAGGGACACCGTGCCTGGGAGGACGAACATCGCTGGACGGTGCGTGGAAATCTGGATTATATGTATCCTTATAGTAAAACCGGACACATCGAGGCTGGCTATCAGTATTTTTCCTATCTGGAGGACGGCGATTACAGCATGCAGTTCTGGAGCCCCGAGAAACAAGAATTTTACTGGAGGGATGATATCTACAATACTTTTTATTTCCAGCACGGCATCAATTCGATCTATGCTATTGTCGGCGACAGCTATAAGTCGTTCGATTTCCAGGCTGGTGTAAGAGGGGAACATACACATCGTGTTCTACGCAGTTCGATTCCCGGAAAGAACCGTGAATATAATAAATTCGAGTTTTTCCCTTCGGTTCATCTGGGATATACTTTCCCGAAAGATCATAAATTGATGGCATCCTATTCACGTCGTATCACACGTCCGGAGCTTTTCTTTATGGAACCTTATATTACGTATCGTGACTATTATTCTGCCGAGATCGGTAACCCGGATATCCGTTCGGAATATATCAATTCTTTTGAGCTTAACTATAAGAAGAATATCGGCGACCATACGGTTTCCGCCACAGTCTTTCACCGTAGTCGGAAAGATAAGATAGAACGGTTACGTGTTCCTTATCAGGCAGGTGTGACATTGGATTCTATGGCAAATGTGGGGCATGATTATTCTACAGGACTGGAGTTGAGCGGTCAGGTTCAGCTGACCCGTTGGTGGAATGTGAATCTGAACGGTAGCCTATATCATTATAAGGTAAAGAATCAGTACAAACAGGATGGAACGAATGAGAAAAGTACCAATTACGATATTATCTGGAACAACGCTTTCGATTTGGGCAAATCGACCCGTATCCAGTTGGATGGGAATTTTGTCGGACCGTCGGTTACTACACAGGGGCGAACAGATGCTTTCTGGTATGTGAATCTGGCTGTCCGTCAACAATTGATGAATCGTAAACTGTCGGCTACGCTTGCTTTCCGTGACGTCTTCAATTCCGCGCGTTACGTAAGCAAGATTACTACTTCCGACTTACAATCCATTACCCGTATCCGTCCGAATTATCCGCTTATTACGTTGACATTGAGTTATACATTCAATAACTTCAAAGCGAAGACTTCCCAGCGGAAAGAAGATCACGATCTGTTTGAAGGGACGAATCATTAA
- a CDS encoding SLC13 family permease, which translates to MITTLIILALSAVFFVNGKIRSDLVALCALVLLMVFNILTPEEALSGFSNSVVIMMVGLFVVGGAIFKTGLAKMIGSKILQLAGTSEIKLFILIMLVTAFIGAFVSNTGTVALMLPIVVSMAVNANISPSRFLMPLAFASSMGGMATLIGTPPNLVVQEALSNAGYNDLSFFSFTPIGIVCITVGIIILIPLSKWFLSKKEDTKKNDASTGRSPQELANKYSLSDNLYRVRVHKDSRIRNKKLQELNITSLYNLTILEIRRKSSSQSRFMKTVDQKLAGPNTEIQEEDILYVFGSFDNINKFVEENHLDLTESKVSEFTGDNEKLSIREIGIAEVLLLPDSKLINRAVKDSGFRDKYSVNILGIERGNEYILSDVKDVKMHAGDLLLIQGNWDDIARMSKKQSQWVVLGQPVEEASKVTLDYKAPVAAGIMILMIAAMVFDFIPIPPVAAVLIAAILMVLTGCFRNVEDAYKTINWESIVLIAAMLPMSLALEKTGASSLISEKLVGGLGNYGPLVLMAGIYFTTSLLTMFISNTATAVLVAPIALQSALSLGVSPYPFLLAVTVGASMCFASPFSTPPNALVMSAGKYTFMDYVKVGLPLQIIMGIIMIFVLPLIFPF; encoded by the coding sequence ATGATAACAACTCTTATTATTCTAGCCTTGTCGGCAGTCTTTTTTGTTAATGGGAAAATACGTTCTGACCTTGTTGCACTATGTGCCCTGGTCCTTTTAATGGTGTTCAACATCCTGACTCCCGAAGAAGCCCTTTCTGGTTTCTCCAATTCCGTCGTTATCATGATGGTTGGGTTGTTTGTGGTAGGCGGTGCGATCTTCAAGACCGGCCTGGCAAAAATGATCGGCAGTAAAATATTGCAGCTGGCAGGTACCAGCGAGATCAAACTTTTCATTCTGATCATGTTGGTGACAGCCTTTATCGGGGCTTTCGTCAGCAACACAGGGACCGTAGCCCTGATGCTCCCTATCGTTGTCAGCATGGCTGTAAATGCCAATATCAGCCCGAGCCGTTTCCTTATGCCGCTGGCATTTGCAAGCAGTATGGGAGGTATGGCGACTCTGATCGGTACTCCTCCCAACCTTGTTGTGCAGGAAGCACTTTCCAATGCAGGTTATAATGACCTGTCCTTCTTTTCATTCACTCCGATCGGTATTGTCTGTATAACTGTCGGTATCATTATCCTGATCCCGCTCAGCAAATGGTTCCTTTCCAAAAAAGAAGATACTAAAAAGAACGATGCGTCTACCGGACGTTCACCGCAGGAACTGGCAAACAAGTATAGCCTTTCCGATAATCTGTACCGTGTACGTGTCCATAAAGATTCACGAATACGGAACAAGAAACTACAGGAACTGAACATCACCAGCCTATACAATCTGACGATTCTGGAGATCAGACGTAAATCTTCCTCACAGAGCCGTTTCATGAAAACAGTCGACCAAAAGCTGGCAGGTCCTAATACCGAAATACAGGAAGAAGATATATTATATGTATTCGGCAGCTTCGATAATATTAATAAGTTCGTAGAAGAAAATCATCTGGACCTGACCGAATCCAAGGTTTCCGAATTTACCGGCGATAATGAAAAACTGAGCATCCGTGAAATCGGCATCGCAGAAGTTTTATTGTTGCCCGATTCCAAGCTGATCAACAGGGCTGTCAAAGATTCCGGTTTCCGCGATAAATATTCCGTCAATATCCTGGGAATAGAACGGGGTAACGAGTATATCCTGTCCGACGTAAAAGATGTAAAGATGCACGCGGGTGATCTTCTGCTTATTCAAGGGAACTGGGATGATATTGCCCGTATGAGCAAGAAACAATCGCAATGGGTAGTATTGGGACAACCAGTCGAAGAGGCATCCAAAGTCACACTCGACTACAAAGCGCCCGTTGCTGCCGGTATCATGATCCTGATGATCGCAGCCATGGTTTTCGACTTTATACCTATCCCACCTGTCGCTGCCGTGCTGATAGCTGCCATATTAATGGTACTGACCGGATGTTTCCGGAACGTGGAAGATGCGTATAAGACGATCAACTGGGAAAGTATCGTCCTGATCGCCGCCATGCTACCGATGTCGCTGGCACTGGAAAAGACAGGAGCCTCGTCGCTGATCTCTGAAAAGCTGGTTGGGGGCCTGGGTAATTACGGACCGCTTGTCCTGATGGCGGGTATCTATTTCACGACTTCACTACTGACGATGTTCATCAGTAATACGGCAACAGCCGTACTGGTAGCACCTATCGCTTTACAGTCAGCCCTTTCTTTAGGCGTAAGTCCTTATCCGTTCCTGCTTGCTGTAACGGTCGGAGCCAGTATGTGTTTTGCCTCGCCATTCTCCACACCGCCCAATGCGCTTGTGATGTCGGCAGGTAAGTATACGTTTATGGATTATGTGAAAGTCGGGTTACCCCTGCAGATTATTATGGGAATTATTATGATCTTTGTACTGCCTTTAATATTTCCGTTTTAA